atgagagatgagagaggaaggaaaaacattttgtattaaaataatatatagggaagctcttttagttttttacacATTGGGTAGAACTGTTAAGATAAATGCTCTAAGTTTGTTAAGCTGAACCATttaaattttagtattttgcgaGATcgggttatttttattttattagtttttgattttctgggattctaaaattattttgcCGCGACAAATAAATAACTCAAACCgctatttaaaaacaaatttttacttttatttcaaaatacttttttaaaccaaaaataaaaaatgatacaacaaagaaaaatacaaaatccaaaaacaaTACAGACAGATAAAAACTATTCTTAACAACAATACAAGCAGGTCTTTTTCACCGCTCCTAAGGGAATCCAAGAGATGGCAAGTGAGAAAGCTACCAGCAACGTTAGTTGTAGGCATTCAACAATTTATTGGTTCTAGTCCAGCTGCAGACTGAGGTGGTGAGGCCAAAAAAATTCTGCACATGCTATGAAGGTTATCCCTTCAAGAACTGAAGGAATATCAACACGAAGCCGAATAGGTAGAGGAGTTGAGTATCGGCCGCTTGAGACCAAAAATGGCGTCGGCACGGGCAACCCACACGTGCCACAGAGGAGGGAAGTGCGAGGGTTGCAGAGGGGATTTTGGTTTTCGGGAGAGAACACAAAGATTTCCAACAAGGCTTATTAACATTAATTGACTCCTTTGCATATCAAGGCTTTGATGTCAACACATTCTTTTTGACATTGAACGAACAATCTGAGTTCGCGGACGAATTTTGCAACATATGCAGATGTGTGACTATATAAATTGTGGTTTACAATCAAGACATTTGAGTAAATCATCAGTGGCATGAATTGCTTAGGGACTCGCAGGCAAGCAATGGTGATTCGTGACCAAGCCTTCTGGTAAAGGATAAAGCAATAGGGCCATCAGCCAAGCACATGGCCCAGCACAGCTGTAAAAATTATCTTCAATCCACAAGGAAAGGACTTGGATCTTCTAACTCCTGGGATACTCAAAAACAAGGCCTTCTGCAACACTTCTTGCTCTTCCATGACCAAAAAGCTTGCCCACAATAGCCAACGCAAAATCTGTTACAGTGGCAAGTCCCCTGCTTGTAATTAGTTTACCATCAATAACTACTTTGGCACCATTCGTTGCTTCCTTGGCAAGCTTGTTTATGACAGACGGATGAGCGGTGGCTCTCTTATCCTGTGTTTCGCAGACGAATGACAAAGCTTTAATATATGAAAGTTACAAGCAGGATGATATCAACTGGTTTTTAACTACCTTCAGTAAACCCTGTCTATGCAAGACTGCCGGTGAAGAGCATACTGCTCCATAGATTCTTCCACCTGAATCTTGTTCTTTGAGCAGCTTCTTGAGAATCTTAGATTTGTGTAGCCGCTCATCCCCGGCAATTCCTCCCTGAAATTTGCAATGCAAAACTCTTATAAGGATGAAGCGTGGAAatttggaaaaggaaaaataatatttaacagTATATAATGCAGAAAGAGTAACTTctgaaagggaaaaaaatgctTTTGGGCCACGCAAAGATATATTTGTTTGACCAAGACACCAAGACCAATATCAATGCTAAAGTGGGAACTCGAGATCTTTTAGAAAATCCCTGCATCCTAATAACACTATAACAAAAGGTGCAAGAATGCTACTTGTATTATCCAAAAGAGAAGTTGGTTTATCTCACTGGAAGAATGATTAGATCATATATTGACTCAGCAGCATCACCAATTAACGTATCAGCTACAATTTTTGTGCCTTGAGATGCCAAAATCTGCACAGATTTTTCAACTGAAGCAACCACAACATCCACTTTCGCTCGCCGAAGAATATCTGCAATAGTTACTACTTCAATCAATTCCGAGCCGTTTGCAACTGGAATGAGGACCTGTATAACCAACGAATGATGAGAAACTGTCTTCAGATTTAAACCCTGCATGCGCGAGCTCGCGCACACACTATGAAAGAAGGCCACAACCACAGACGTTGGATTACCAAGGATATAGAGAAGTGCTTTTAGTACATGTTGAGTATAGACAAGACTTGTCTGTGAAGATAAGCCATGCGAAATTTAAAGCTGGAAGAGAAAGCAAGAGAACAAAGAATGCGATAAAACAATAAGACATGACAATCAGTCTCAACCTTAAATGCCTGCCTGCCTGGTTCAGCGGCCTGATAAATGAAGAAAGCAGTTCCTATATCCTATTCAAgtttctaaagaaaaactatagtACAATGATGGATAATTCTTCGTTGAAAATTTTCCTACTTAACTGCAGATTTATAGCTAACAATTCTATAAAGGAGGCACTAGTGCTGGTAATAGTTGAGAGGTCAGACTACTAAGAACCTATCAACCACAATTATCAAATGACATTGCTCACCCATAAAAGGCTTTCTAATTATTTCTAGCAATAATTTATGCCAAGAAATGATCTTTTGGAGGTAAAAAATGCCAAGGAGATgataaagaagaacaaaaggctgaaatttttaattatctTCTCTTGCTCATTTGTAAAAAAAGCATGCAAAATGTTTATCAGAAAACAGAAAGAACGTAACCTTCATATAATCTCTTGGGATCAATGTGATAGTAGGAAATGGAACAGGGGTGCCAAATAAAGAGTAGTCATCAACCAAGTCCGTATGCACAAGACTTATCCGATTAAGTGGTAAGACAAGCAACTTACACGAGGGGTGTGGTCAACAGACCATTCAACTTTGTTGAACTCTTCCTTTCTAGGGTTATCATCAGCAGCAGACATCAACTAATACAAAAGAACCAAAGAGCGTTAGCTCAAGCTAAATAGGCAAAGAACATAtgacaaaagaaggaaaaaataatactaataaaatgTAAGGGGAACTATGATGCGAGTGGAAAGATAAATTCATTATTAaaccacagaaaaaaaaaaattacatattttttcagGATGCCAGATGCACAGGGACAAAGCACATTAACCACTTTGCTTTCTATTCATCTTTTGTACACTTAACGTTAAGTCATTCATACATAATACCAATTTCAGAAATATATATTGTATTGAACATCTCCCTCTCCTTACTATCAATGGTAATAAGCCCATCCACCTCCTAGGTGTTTATGTTAAGAGGTTTTTGAGATTGTTTGATTTCTGCAGAATATCACCCTTCCCTTACTACTGTTAGTAAGGGGTAACTAAAGTACCATTTGCCCTCCCCTTTCTCATTCTGCTTTCTTTACTGTATGTTTTCCATTTTCTTCGTTCTTTTATCACACTACAGACAATCTTAGCATCAGAGTCAATCTTGTAGAATTCTTCTatgctgcatttttttttttttgggggggggggggggggggggggtgggggttgGGTGGTGGTTGGGTGGTGGTTTGTTAGTAACTATGCAGCTGATCCATACTGGAGAAtctacaaaatttgaaaaacatgAGCATTTTGAACCTCAGTTAGGGAACAAGGGGCACAAGTAATTAGCTATTGgtatacaattttaaatatataattagatcAGACGAGATCTGGGAAGGTTGAATAATGTATTGAAATCCTACTAAAACGTCCCATAAACTATTCTCTCTACtttccattttccattttccatttttATGAGTCAACCTTGTTATTTAACCTCAAAGCTTCCATAGATTATGTCAGAGAGAAACAATTCACCAACAGCCATGAAGATCCACATGCTTTATTTGCATACCATAAAAGTAGAAAAGGCTCCAACTGATATCCTGGAAGTCTTTGCTTCCACAACAAATGTGAAAATAACTATCAAAGAATAAAGTCCATGCTGCAAACCATATTAACCCAACTAGAGTAGTTGGCCTTACCAATAATTGTCCAACCTCGTTGGCAACTGACTCTCCGAACAGCTGCTCTACCAAGGAAAGAGCAAACTCAAAAGTGGTTCCGGGACCACGGCTTGTTGTAAGCTCTCCAGAAACTTGAATAGTTGACTTAACAGCCCAGAAGTTTGAAAGCTTGTCCATGAATGCAGGGTGACAAGTTGTCTTCCATGAAAAACTACGACACAATTAGCCGACAAAATATATTGATATGCATAGattcattaaattttaatcaaaatcaaaccaagTAAGCCACCTGCTTTCTTCTCAGGAGACCCCAAGGCAGAAGCGTGACTGCTGGAGCAGCACAAATAGCCCCATATAGCCTCTTTTCCTCGGCCtgttttttcattattttcttcagaACTTCACAGTCTCTTAAACGCACGGAGCCAGGCATTCCTCCCTAACAACAATGCAGATTACATTAACCACCAAATAAACTAATTGTCAAACCTAAACCAATTTGCACGACTTATTAGTCTACAACCGAATTCCAATGTAAATTGATTAATCGGTCAGTAAGCACCCAAATAAGAGTGTATGCAAGTGCAACTATGTCATTATGACGCCAAAACCCCAGCTAAATCtcacaccattttttttatttttcctttcattttgaGCATTTTATTTCAACAATTTCCTAGTCTGTTACACTATTTACTTTTACACAGTGCCCCTATTACCAACTACCTAATCTTTGTCAATTGTCATAGCAATACTACTTTTGGCTTCTAACTATAATAACAGAATCTGTAATTTTAAGGTTATGCATGAATGTAAACAAACAATATTATGTGGTTCAGAAAGCTAACCGGCAACGCCACGAGATCGAAAACTTGATCTGAACAGGTCGAGATGGAGGTGTCAGCAACCAGTTTGGTGCCACTAGAAGCTTCAACCTCAAGCTGCGGCTCCACC
The sequence above is drawn from the Alnus glutinosa chromosome 11, dhAlnGlut1.1, whole genome shotgun sequence genome and encodes:
- the LOC133882878 gene encoding protein DJ-1 homolog C encodes the protein MESLSSMLSPTPLNSSSRKRSPMAASATAVSSLSFASMPSQQQRTTTPKRASKPTKTLSSTTTTTATTTNTTASVPPKKVLVPIGFGTEEMEAVIIIDVLRRAGADVTVASVEPQLEVEASSGTKLVADTSISTCSDQVFDLVALPGGMPGSVRLRDCEVLKKIMKKQAEEKRLYGAICAAPAVTLLPWGLLRRKQTTCHPAFMDKLSNFWAVKSTIQVSGELTTSRGPGTTFEFALSLVEQLFGESVANEVGQLLLMSAADDNPRKEEFNKVEWSVDHTPRVLIPVANGSELIEVVTIADILRRAKVDVVVASVEKSVQILASQGTKIVADTLIGDAAESIYDLIILPGGIAGDERLHKSKILKKLLKEQDSGGRIYGAVCSSPAVLHRQGLLKDKRATAHPSVINKLAKEATNGAKVVIDGKLITSRGLATVTDFALAIVGKLFGHGRARSVAEGLVFEYPRS